In Marinibacterium anthonyi, a genomic segment contains:
- a CDS encoding Plasmid pRiA4b ORF-3-like protein — MTLVARLKVTLSDVEPQVLRRFDVPLKIKMNRLHEVIQAAMGWTDSHLYEFRAGGVGWGVPDPDGYYDGPLPANKSSLLDVLEDVGTKTIHYIYDFGDNWHHVIKVEKIDDAMPGADYPRLVRATGACPPEDVGGFPGYADFLEAMADPEHEEHDRMLEWYGGKFDPDEAEIGRILDNFERLAKKWAPKPRKPKAAPRSL; from the coding sequence ATGACACTGGTCGCGCGCCTCAAGGTCACACTGTCCGACGTCGAACCTCAGGTGCTGCGGCGCTTTGATGTGCCACTCAAGATCAAGATGAACCGCCTGCACGAGGTGATCCAGGCCGCCATGGGATGGACCGACAGTCACCTCTATGAGTTCCGGGCCGGTGGCGTCGGCTGGGGTGTGCCTGATCCTGACGGCTATTACGATGGCCCGCTGCCCGCGAACAAATCCAGCCTGCTCGATGTGCTCGAAGATGTCGGCACCAAGACCATCCATTACATCTATGACTTTGGCGACAACTGGCACCATGTGATCAAGGTCGAGAAAATCGATGATGCCATGCCGGGTGCCGACTACCCACGCCTTGTCAGGGCCACCGGTGCTTGTCCCCCTGAAGATGTGGGTGGCTTCCCGGGCTACGCCGACTTCCTCGAAGCCATGGCCGACCCTGAGCACGAAGAGCACGACCGGATGCTGGAATGGTATGGGGGAAAGTTCGACCCCGACGAGGCAGAGATCGGCCGTATCCTCGACAACTTCGAGCGCCTCGCCAAAAAATGGGCACCAAAGCCGCGCAAACCAAAAGCCGCACCCAGAAGCCTCTGA